The proteins below are encoded in one region of Halocatena salina:
- a CDS encoding nitrite/sulfite reductase → MNTVEQWKQDKHPLDVIDDVYEYAHEGLTFDEIEARAGEGEWERLKWAGLYTHGQHQGYFMLRTKVPGGYLTPEQAEVIGTVAEEFATAPEAFGGSEQNEEWGDGFLDITTRQDVQMHWIEIEDIPEIWKRYDAVGLTTVQGCGDGARNVLGCPVAGLDDHECFDAQPVVNAVSDFFTGNREYANLPRKFKMTITGCREDCAQSQINDVGLIPAKRRIDGEWYYGFHARVGGGLSDGPRMASPLDVFVPPEDTVEFCRAIAQVFKELGDRHNRGVCRMRYLVEQLGPETFEQAVRDRCSVPLRDRGVDLTEGYTGDHVGVHEQKDDGLSYVGFNVVAGRIGGSEFASAARAARRYGTDEASVRLATEQNFLLSHVPNDATDDLISEPFAAEYQPDPGPFSRGAVGCTGSEFCNYGIIETKQRVKQWARELDDRIETPEDLDVVRMHMSGCSASCAQPQIADIGFRGETVTITDPDRSSNDEGDTIVEGMDFGLGGSLGVDNAFIDWVETAVPAEAVIPALEQLFAVYAEERADGERFYEWCRRVDNDRLRTLMQRADAPVSRGVSHGD, encoded by the coding sequence ATGAATACTGTCGAACAGTGGAAACAGGACAAACATCCGTTAGACGTTATCGACGACGTGTACGAATATGCTCACGAGGGATTGACGTTCGACGAGATCGAAGCCCGTGCCGGAGAGGGGGAGTGGGAGCGGCTGAAATGGGCCGGGCTGTACACGCATGGCCAACATCAGGGGTATTTCATGCTCCGAACGAAGGTTCCGGGGGGGTATTTGACTCCCGAGCAAGCCGAAGTGATCGGTACCGTCGCCGAGGAGTTCGCTACTGCTCCCGAGGCATTCGGCGGGAGCGAGCAAAACGAGGAGTGGGGTGACGGTTTCCTCGATATCACGACCCGTCAAGACGTCCAAATGCATTGGATCGAGATCGAGGACATCCCTGAGATATGGAAGCGATACGATGCGGTGGGTCTCACGACGGTACAGGGGTGTGGCGATGGTGCACGAAACGTCTTGGGCTGTCCGGTCGCAGGTCTCGACGATCACGAGTGTTTCGACGCTCAGCCGGTCGTGAACGCGGTTTCGGACTTTTTCACGGGGAATCGAGAGTATGCGAACCTTCCTCGGAAGTTCAAAATGACGATCACGGGCTGCCGGGAGGATTGTGCCCAATCACAGATCAACGACGTGGGATTGATACCGGCAAAGCGACGCATCGACGGCGAGTGGTACTACGGCTTTCACGCCCGCGTCGGTGGCGGGCTGTCGGATGGACCGCGGATGGCCTCACCGCTCGATGTGTTCGTCCCTCCGGAGGATACAGTCGAATTCTGTCGTGCCATCGCGCAGGTGTTCAAAGAGTTGGGTGACCGTCACAACCGCGGGGTGTGCCGAATGCGGTATCTTGTCGAACAGCTCGGTCCGGAAACGTTCGAGCAAGCCGTCCGTGACCGGTGTTCGGTTCCCTTGCGTGACCGCGGCGTAGATCTCACCGAAGGATACACCGGCGACCACGTGGGCGTTCACGAACAGAAAGACGACGGACTGTCGTACGTCGGCTTCAACGTCGTCGCCGGACGGATCGGTGGATCGGAGTTCGCGTCAGCCGCTCGTGCCGCTCGCCGATACGGTACCGACGAGGCCTCGGTTCGGTTGGCGACTGAGCAGAACTTCCTGCTCAGTCACGTACCGAACGACGCCACCGACGATCTCATCTCCGAGCCGTTCGCTGCCGAATACCAGCCCGATCCTGGTCCCTTTTCCCGGGGTGCAGTCGGTTGTACCGGCAGCGAATTCTGCAACTACGGAATCATCGAGACGAAACAGCGCGTGAAGCAGTGGGCGCGAGAATTAGACGACCGCATCGAGACGCCGGAAGATTTGGACGTCGTTCGGATGCACATGAGCGGTTGTTCGGCCTCCTGCGCCCAGCCCCAGATCGCTGATATCGGTTTCCGAGGCGAGACGGTCACGATAACCGATCCCGACCGAAGCTCCAACGACGAAGGCGACACCATCGTCGAAGGGATGGATTTCGGACTCGGGGGCAGCCTCGGCGTGGACAACGCCTTTATCGACTGGGTCGAAACGGCCGTTCCGGCTGAAGCCGTGATCCCAGCACTCGAACAGCTGTTTGCCGTCTACGCCGAGGAACGTGCCGATGGCGAACGATTCTATGAATGGTGTCGCCGGGTGGACAACGACAGACTGCGAACGCTCATGCAACGCGCCGATGCGCCAGTCTCACGGGGTGTTTCTCATGGGGACTGA
- a CDS encoding polysaccharide deacetylase family protein, whose protein sequence is MQRQSTRRTFLTTVGVAGAMSVAGCSSLPGSGGSTSTPPTDTKNTDNGTNDDSGAPGTSVDDFEDISRWEVTNGRLRGTGQDVFQGSQSMVLEPKNGASEPVAKISRAFYPEALNLSSHDLSLAVKVNKPDSIKVRAEIIAPAQSTMLTSTRHIPIELDGWVRFDLGYTGKRGNPVLDSVTKVNVQIGPVDKPFQVLVDDLRKIPKPDTGKVMFQFDDGHVSAYETAYPTLKQNGWSGAVAVAPNAVGGDDRITEADMREMGGDGWDMIGHASELLPDHSSKEQRQILQQTKQYLEVKGFTNGARHFVAPYSRVDTTTLNHINDLFETGYLFGAGPNNAKHPSNSAFISRVQGPSADGTSQIVDMAAEFNQLAVISYHEIGSEGVSVDTFEQIVDHVNSKDVDVVTPSQLIDSDGW, encoded by the coding sequence ATGCAACGACAGTCAACTCGACGGACATTCCTTACGACAGTCGGTGTAGCTGGGGCGATGTCGGTTGCTGGGTGTTCCTCGCTTCCGGGAAGCGGTGGATCAACGTCCACCCCTCCTACCGACACGAAGAACACGGATAACGGAACGAACGACGATTCCGGTGCACCTGGTACGTCGGTTGATGACTTCGAGGACATCTCGAGGTGGGAGGTCACCAACGGGCGGTTGCGAGGCACCGGTCAAGACGTGTTTCAGGGCAGTCAATCGATGGTGCTCGAACCCAAAAACGGTGCGAGCGAACCGGTTGCCAAGATTTCCCGCGCATTCTATCCGGAGGCGTTGAACCTCAGTAGCCACGACCTCTCATTGGCAGTAAAGGTAAATAAACCCGACAGTATCAAGGTACGGGCGGAGATCATCGCTCCTGCCCAAAGCACGATGCTCACGAGCACTCGACACATTCCGATCGAACTCGATGGCTGGGTCCGCTTTGATCTCGGGTACACTGGCAAACGGGGGAATCCGGTGTTGGACAGCGTGACCAAGGTGAACGTTCAGATCGGACCCGTGGACAAGCCGTTTCAGGTGTTGGTCGACGACCTGCGGAAGATACCGAAGCCCGACACCGGAAAGGTGATGTTTCAGTTCGACGACGGACACGTGAGTGCTTACGAAACGGCCTATCCGACGTTGAAACAGAACGGCTGGTCGGGCGCTGTCGCCGTCGCTCCGAACGCGGTCGGTGGCGATGACCGCATTACTGAAGCCGACATGCGTGAGATGGGCGGGGATGGATGGGATATGATCGGACACGCCAGTGAACTCCTCCCGGATCACTCATCTAAGGAACAACGACAGATCCTCCAGCAAACCAAACAGTATCTCGAAGTCAAGGGGTTCACGAACGGCGCTCGCCATTTCGTCGCTCCCTACAGCCGGGTCGATACGACCACTCTCAACCACATCAACGATCTGTTCGAAACCGGGTATCTCTTCGGAGCAGGGCCGAACAACGCCAAGCATCCGAGTAATTCTGCATTCATCTCTCGCGTACAGGGTCCATCAGCCGACGGAACGAGCCAAATCGTCGATATGGCCGCGGAATTCAACCAATTAGCTGTTATCTCGTACCACGAAATCGGAAGTGAGGGCGTTTCCGTCGATACGTTTGAGCAGATCGTCGACCACGTCAACAGCAAAGATGTCGATGTCGTCACCCCATCGCAGCTCATCGACAGCGATGGCTGGTGA
- a CDS encoding thiolase family protein — translation MREAVIVDAVRTPFGKQSGVFSDIHPQDLAAEPLVGLQERNGFDPESIEDVIYGCVTPVEEQGLNIGRIASMVAGWGDGVPGVQLNRMCGSGQQAVNFAAGQIQAGTHDVVIAGGIEHMSCVPMGSDGNSLSETYFEQFDELTTQGEGAERIAEQWGFTREDVDAIAADSQHRWGDAWEAGHYDDQIVSVEAEIDGEPVTVERDEHPRPETTEETLHNLPLAFRSPGDGVVHPGNSSGIVDGSSALLIASADAADKHGWEPMARIVDSHVVGVDPITMLTGPIPATQELLDQHDITVDDIDLFEVNEAFAPVICAWLEETGADWDRTNVNGGAIAHGHPLGATGAALVTKLAHELDRTGLDTALSTMCIGFGQGIATLIERV, via the coding sequence ATGCGAGAAGCAGTCATCGTCGACGCCGTCCGCACTCCGTTTGGCAAGCAATCGGGTGTATTCAGTGACATTCATCCACAGGATCTGGCAGCCGAGCCGTTGGTCGGACTCCAAGAGCGCAACGGGTTCGATCCAGAGAGCATCGAAGACGTGATCTACGGCTGTGTAACCCCAGTCGAAGAACAAGGACTGAACATCGGCCGGATCGCCTCGATGGTCGCTGGGTGGGGTGACGGCGTTCCGGGTGTTCAGCTCAATCGCATGTGTGGGTCGGGCCAGCAGGCAGTCAACTTCGCAGCCGGGCAGATACAAGCGGGAACACACGACGTGGTCATCGCGGGCGGTATCGAGCACATGTCCTGTGTGCCGATGGGTTCGGATGGGAATTCCCTATCAGAAACGTATTTCGAGCAGTTCGATGAGCTTACAACACAAGGAGAGGGAGCCGAACGGATCGCAGAGCAGTGGGGATTCACGCGGGAGGACGTCGACGCGATCGCTGCCGATTCCCAACATCGATGGGGTGATGCGTGGGAGGCAGGCCACTATGACGATCAGATCGTCTCTGTCGAAGCTGAGATCGACGGCGAACCTGTGACGGTCGAGCGAGACGAACACCCACGTCCCGAGACGACCGAGGAGACGCTTCACAATCTACCACTCGCGTTTCGATCACCGGGCGACGGTGTCGTTCATCCAGGGAACTCCTCGGGGATCGTAGACGGCTCATCAGCACTGTTGATCGCAAGTGCCGATGCTGCCGACAAACACGGCTGGGAGCCGATGGCCCGGATCGTCGACAGCCACGTCGTCGGCGTCGATCCGATCACGATGCTCACAGGACCCATTCCAGCCACGCAGGAACTCCTCGACCAACACGACATAACGGTCGACGATATCGATCTGTTCGAAGTCAACGAGGCGTTCGCGCCGGTGATCTGTGCGTGGCTCGAAGAGACCGGTGCAGACTGGGATCGAACTAACGTCAACGGCGGGGCGATCGCTCACGGACACCCACTCGGAGCTACCGGAGCTGCACTCGTAACGAAACTCGCCCACGAACTCGACCGTACCGGCTTAGACACCGCACTTTCGACCATGTGTATCGGCTTCGGACAGGGTATTGCTACACTCATCGAACGCGTGTAA
- a CDS encoding enoyl-CoA hydratase/isomerase family protein: protein MSEDAVLLDIEDGTATITLNNPGMRNALSEDVSTGIIEAIRTIEGSDARAVVIRGAGDAFCSGGDVSAMMERMSGDVELYEAVRRIHQQTSRAVQRVYECHLPTVALIEGVAFGAGANLAIACDIQLGSSDAKISFGFRNVGLATDTGTSYLLPRLVGLNTAKELVFTGQVLEADRAKQFGLINHVYHEDFEERAAEFVAQLAHGPTIALEASKRALNQGLEQSLDQAMTREAAHQAAVFETHDHKEGASAFMERREPDFTGE from the coding sequence ATGAGCGAGGATGCAGTCCTGCTCGACATCGAAGACGGAACCGCGACGATCACGTTGAACAACCCCGGAATGCGAAACGCACTCTCCGAGGACGTATCAACCGGTATCATCGAAGCGATTCGCACGATCGAAGGGAGCGACGCCCGCGCCGTCGTGATCAGGGGTGCTGGCGATGCGTTCTGTTCGGGGGGTGATGTCTCCGCGATGATGGAGCGAATGAGCGGCGACGTGGAACTGTACGAGGCTGTGCGGCGGATTCATCAGCAGACGAGCCGCGCTGTTCAACGAGTGTATGAGTGTCATCTTCCGACCGTCGCGCTGATCGAGGGCGTGGCGTTCGGGGCGGGAGCGAACCTCGCCATTGCGTGTGACATCCAACTCGGAAGCAGTGATGCGAAGATCAGTTTTGGCTTCCGGAACGTTGGGCTTGCGACTGACACCGGAACGTCGTATCTGCTCCCACGACTGGTGGGATTGAACACCGCAAAAGAACTCGTCTTTACCGGTCAAGTGCTTGAGGCCGATCGAGCAAAGCAGTTCGGTCTCATAAACCACGTCTACCACGAGGACTTCGAAGAACGGGCCGCCGAGTTCGTCGCTCAACTCGCTCACGGTCCCACCATCGCGCTTGAAGCCTCGAAACGAGCACTCAACCAAGGTCTCGAACAGTCACTCGATCAGGCGATGACCCGCGAAGCTGCCCATCAGGCGGCCGTCTTCGAAACCCACGACCACAAGGAAGGTGCATCAGCGTTCATGGAACGCCGGGAGCCCGATTTCACCGGCGAATAG
- a CDS encoding SDR family oxidoreductase, producing MVPDLDGRTAFITGTTRGIGKQIALSLAEAGCNIVSTGKTTEEGGELPGTIHQTAQECEERGVQAHAIRLNLRDEENVRAAVEEAIDVFGEIDIVINNASAIQLAPVEEMPADRFDLMTDVNVRGTYLTSRAFIPHLREIGGGHILTNAPPITTDRSPGSAAYSWSKLGMTFATLSLAKELASDGIAANTLWPVTAIDTRATRYFGMGTEDDWRSPDVVADAVLEILARDPDQFTGNALYDEEVLRESGIEDFSQYNLTEGDPAPLSAQMFDPEYERP from the coding sequence ATGGTACCGGATTTGGATGGTCGAACCGCATTTATCACGGGGACAACCCGAGGGATCGGAAAACAGATCGCACTCAGCCTCGCGGAGGCAGGGTGTAACATCGTTTCTACGGGAAAGACGACCGAAGAGGGTGGGGAGTTGCCGGGGACGATCCACCAAACCGCTCAAGAGTGTGAAGAACGCGGCGTACAGGCCCATGCCATTCGGCTGAATCTCCGGGACGAGGAGAACGTGCGGGCGGCTGTCGAGGAGGCGATCGACGTGTTCGGTGAGATCGACATCGTCATCAACAACGCGAGCGCCATTCAATTAGCCCCTGTCGAGGAGATGCCGGCCGACCGATTCGATCTAATGACTGACGTCAACGTGCGAGGAACGTATCTCACCAGTCGGGCGTTCATTCCACACCTGCGCGAGATCGGGGGCGGTCACATCCTGACAAACGCACCGCCGATCACCACGGATCGTTCGCCGGGCAGCGCGGCGTATTCGTGGTCGAAGCTCGGTATGACGTTCGCAACTCTCTCGCTCGCTAAGGAACTCGCCAGCGACGGGATCGCAGCCAACACCCTGTGGCCCGTTACCGCCATCGATACCCGTGCAACGCGGTATTTCGGAATGGGTACCGAAGACGACTGGCGGTCACCGGACGTCGTGGCGGATGCGGTGCTCGAAATCCTTGCTCGTGATCCTGACCAGTTCACTGGGAACGCACTCTATGACGAAGAGGTCCTTCGAGAGTCTGGCATCGAGGACTTCTCGCAGTACAATCTCACAGAAGGAGACCCAGCACCGCTCTCTGCCCAAATGTTCGATCCGGAGTACGAGCGTCCCTAA